From the genome of Ziziphus jujuba cultivar Dongzao chromosome 6, ASM3175591v1, one region includes:
- the LOC107430052 gene encoding mediator of RNA polymerase II transcription subunit 10b: MDSSQNATGTGGSGGNGIVIPQANDTATGTNAVDDPKQNLNQVINSIQKTLGLLHQLYLTVSSFNAASQLPLLQRLNSLVMELDNMVKLSEKCNIQVPMEVLNLIDDGKNPDEFTKDVINSCIAKNQITKGKTDAFKSLRNHLLEELEQTFPDEVESYREMRAASAAELKRLAQAQSTMANGDIKVKSEL, translated from the exons ATGGATTCATCGCAAAATGCAACAGGAACTGGTGGAAGTGGAGGAAATGGGATTGTGATACCTCAGGCTAATGATACGGCCACAGGAACAAATGCTGTGGATGATCCAAAGCAGAACCTGAACCAGGTCATTAACTCTATCCAGAAAACTCTGGGTCTTCTTCACCAGCTCTACCTCACTGTTTCTTCCTTCAATGCTGCCTCTCAGCTTCCCCTCCTCCAACGCCT CAATTCTCTGGTTATGGAGCTTGATAACATGGTTAAGTTGTCTGAGAAATGCAACATCCAGGTTCCCATGGAAGTTCTTAA TCTGATTGATGATGGAAAGAATCCTGATGAATTTACAAAGGATGTGATAAACAGCTGTATTGCAAAAAACCAGATTACCAAAGGCAAAACTGATGCCTTCAAG agttTACGCAATCATCTTCTAGAGGAACTGGAACAGACATTTCCCGATGAAGTGGAATCTTATAGGGAAATGCGTGCTGCTTCTGCAGCT GAGCTGAAACGGCTTGCACAAGCACAAAGCACAATGGCAAATGGAGATATAAAGGTCAAAAGTGAGCTTTAG
- the LOC107430068 gene encoding homeobox-leucine zipper protein ATHB-12 has protein sequence MLAHREQHLPASAAAALKEEPEDSASHLDLDMHKLTTSIRKNKKRFTDQQIKSLEVMFESDSRPESLTKQQLAGELGLQPRQVAIWFQNKRARSRAKQIERDYCILKATYQNLASSFESLKAENRTLLTQVKRLKSQQGDHQRIGNSGLNETENEDDVKFESKETVSASNNEQSRQYGSRIHEAQFNPSDDMSRNNGENLVEKEADILSVDLCSFESDCFVDESSCSQWWEFWS, from the exons ATGTTGGCACACAGAGAGCAACATCTTCCAGCATCAGCAGCAGCAGCTCTTAAAGAAGAGCCAGAGGACTCTGCATCACACCTGGATCTTGACATGCACAAATTGACTACTAGTATTCGAAAGAACAAGAAAAGATTCACCGATCAACAAATCAAGTCGCTGGAAGTTATGTTCGAATCGGATTCAAGGCCCGAGTCACTCACAAAGCAACAGCTCGCCGGTGAACTTGGATTGCAACCTCGCCAAGTCGCCATCTGGTTCCAGAACAAGAGAGCCAGATCCAGGGCCAAACAGATCGAGAGAGACTACTGCATACTAAAAGCCACCTATCAAAACTTGGCTTCTAGCTTTGAGTCGCTCAAGGCAGAGAATCGGACACTACTCACCCAG GTAAAGAGACTGAAGAGTCAGCAAGGAGATCATCAAAGAATTGGCAATTCTGGGTTGAATGAAACTGAAAATGAGGATGATGTTAAATTCGAGAGCAAAGAAACTGTGTCTGCATCCAACAATGAGCAAAGCCGCCAATATGGAAGTCGTATACATGAAGCTCAATTTAATCCCAGCGACGACATGAGCAGAAATAATGGTGAGAACTTGGTCGAAAAGGAAGCTGATATTTTGTCCGTTGACTTGTGCAGTTTCGAGTCCGATTGTTTTGTTGATGAGTCCAGTTGTTCGCAATGGTGGGAGTTCTGGTCTTGA